The following are encoded in a window of Peromyscus maniculatus bairdii isolate BWxNUB_F1_BW_parent chromosome X, HU_Pman_BW_mat_3.1, whole genome shotgun sequence genomic DNA:
- the LOC121825687 gene encoding homeobox protein Rhox13-like: MASKNDTGEEMAQVPTLEAALAMVGGNPSGGDACCVIDLNNGGSQFSEGQNDSAEAVIRIPRRRSSRRQRRTTFQFTLGQVEEMEKMFKETQYPDALARKELAQTLNVTEVKVQTWFVHRRAEERKSERSVELQNIPPRIEKVLLPRERDDNP, from the exons ATGGCCAGCAAGAATGATACtggtgaggagatggctcaggtcCCCACCTTAGAGGCTGCCTTGGCGATGGTGGGTGGCAACCCTAGTGGAGGTGACGCCTGCTGTGTAATTGACCTAAATAACGGGGGCAGCCAGTTCTCTGAGGGCCAGAACGACTCAGCTGAGGCTGTGATTAGGATTCCGAGGCGCCGTTCATCACGAAGGCAGCGGCGAACTACATTCCAGTTCACActggggcaggtggaggaaatggaaaaaatgttcaaagaaaccCAGTATCCTGATGCGCTTGCCAG aaaggAACTTGCACAAACTTTGAATGTTACTGAAGTCAAAGTGCAG acatggttcgtccatcggagagcagaagagaggaagagtgagaggtCTGTTGAATTACAGAACATACCTCCTCGTATTGAAAAGGTCCTTCTCCCTAGGGAAAGGGACGACAATCCCTAG